A single region of the Jatrophihabitans sp. GAS493 genome encodes:
- a CDS encoding tautomerase family protein, which translates to MPMIDVYATAGTFSDKHKLAQDVAAAVMRWEQVPPIALFLNNTAAFVHDLPADSISNAAGDNNYVRVQVLTPVNVLDRDKQLGVVRELTEIVAAAAGDPSLPQRTWVLISESPEGGWGIGGHANTGDDITAAARAELAAIAAAKTDS; encoded by the coding sequence ATGCCCATGATCGACGTGTACGCCACCGCCGGAACCTTCAGCGACAAGCACAAGCTGGCCCAGGATGTCGCCGCCGCGGTGATGCGTTGGGAGCAGGTGCCGCCGATCGCGCTGTTTCTCAACAACACGGCGGCCTTCGTCCATGACCTGCCGGCCGACTCCATCTCGAACGCCGCCGGCGACAACAACTATGTCCGCGTGCAAGTCCTCACGCCGGTGAATGTGCTCGACCGCGACAAGCAGCTCGGCGTGGTCAGGGAGCTGACCGAGATCGTCGCGGCGGCGGCCGGGGATCCGAGCCTGCCGCAGCGAACCTGGGTGCTCATCAGCGAGTCGCCCGAAGGTGGCTGGGGGATCGGCGGCCACGCAAATACCGGCGACGACATCACAGCCGCTGCGCGTGCCGAGCTGGCTGCGATCGCCGCGGCGAAGACTGATTCGTAG